The Flavobacteriaceae bacterium 3519-10 genome includes a window with the following:
- a CDS encoding Topoisomerase IV subunit A — protein MMEEQENHHEESLKKVSGLYKDWFLDYASYVILDRAIPSIFDGFKPVQRRIMHSMRELEDGRYNKVANLVGNTMKYHPHGDASITDAMVQIGQKELLIDMQGNWGNIYTGDSAAAARYIEARLTPFALEVVFNPKTTHWVKSYDGRNNEPIDLPVKFPLLLASGVEGIGVGLSTKIMPHNFNELINASIAHLKNKSFELYPDFLTGGMLDVSNYNDGERGGRIRTRARIIQKEKNTLCITELPFGKNTGDLIDSIIKANEKGKIKIKKIEDNTSDKVEINIHLNSDVSPDKTIDALYAFTDCEIPISPNACVIVGNRPEFLTVSEILRRNTDHTVSLLKKELEIELHELQEKWHFASLEKIFIENEIYQEIKGKSSKEEVYTAVDKGLKPFTGNLLRAVTTDDIIKLTELPFMRISRYDQDKAIENLLALEAKIEQVKYHLDNLVAYAIDYFTGIQKKFGKGKERKTELRIFDTIDATKVAVANEKFYANFEEGFIGTSLKKDQYLFDCSDIDDIITFQKDGTMKVVKVEPKTFIGKNIEHVAVWKKNDKRTVYNMIYREGKEGPYYMKRFSVTGVTRNTDYKLASDSKGSEMLYFSANPNGEAELVTVLLKSNARIRKNKIEIDFSEIGIKGRDSKGNLVTKYPVKKVDLKEEGHSTLAPRKIWFDDTVRRLNADARGTLLGTFKGDDKILTVNAQGDAKLISFDLMNRFEDEYLVLEKWKPEQPITTIYYDGEKQMYFIKRFLLENTPNVQHFLPTEHPKSFIEQVIVANGSTAEIVFAKDKDKTKDPETINIDEFISVKGIKAIGNQLTRSKVKTINITVPEPEEINPGFDVVETTEGHISFIDEDVKDGDFPDEGTIGSLFDEE, from the coding sequence TTGATGGAAGAGCAAGAAAATCACCACGAAGAATCACTTAAAAAAGTTTCCGGCCTTTATAAAGACTGGTTTTTAGATTATGCCTCATACGTAATCCTCGACAGGGCTATTCCGTCCATTTTTGATGGGTTCAAGCCTGTACAGCGCCGGATTATGCACTCGATGCGTGAACTGGAAGACGGCCGCTACAACAAGGTGGCGAATCTCGTTGGAAACACGATGAAATATCACCCGCACGGTGATGCATCCATTACCGACGCGATGGTTCAGATCGGCCAGAAAGAACTGCTGATCGACATGCAGGGAAACTGGGGAAATATATACACCGGCGATTCTGCCGCGGCTGCGCGTTATATTGAGGCACGGCTCACTCCATTTGCGCTTGAAGTGGTTTTCAATCCTAAAACGACGCACTGGGTGAAGTCGTATGACGGCCGGAACAACGAGCCGATCGATCTTCCGGTGAAATTCCCGCTGCTTTTAGCATCGGGTGTAGAAGGGATTGGAGTAGGGCTTTCAACCAAGATAATGCCTCATAATTTCAATGAACTCATCAACGCTTCAATCGCGCATTTAAAGAATAAAAGCTTCGAACTTTACCCGGATTTTCTCACCGGCGGTATGCTGGATGTATCCAACTATAACGACGGTGAGCGTGGCGGAAGGATCCGAACGAGGGCAAGGATCATTCAGAAAGAAAAAAACACACTGTGCATTACCGAGCTTCCGTTTGGGAAAAATACCGGCGACTTAATCGATTCCATCATCAAAGCCAATGAAAAAGGGAAGATTAAGATTAAAAAAATTGAAGACAACACCTCGGATAAGGTAGAGATTAACATCCATCTTAACAGCGATGTCTCTCCCGATAAGACGATTGATGCCCTTTATGCATTTACCGACTGTGAAATCCCTATTTCGCCAAACGCGTGTGTAATTGTTGGCAACAGGCCCGAATTTCTTACCGTTTCCGAAATCCTGCGGCGCAACACCGATCATACCGTTTCGTTGCTTAAAAAAGAGCTCGAAATAGAACTTCATGAACTTCAGGAGAAATGGCATTTTGCGAGTCTTGAGAAGATCTTCATCGAGAACGAAATCTATCAGGAAATTAAAGGCAAATCTTCCAAAGAAGAAGTGTATACGGCAGTGGATAAAGGGCTCAAACCTTTCACCGGAAATCTTCTGCGAGCTGTAACCACAGACGATATCATCAAATTAACCGAACTTCCGTTTATGCGGATTTCGCGTTACGACCAGGATAAAGCCATTGAAAATCTATTGGCTCTTGAAGCAAAAATAGAGCAGGTGAAATATCACCTAGACAATCTTGTTGCGTACGCGATTGATTATTTCACAGGCATCCAGAAAAAATTCGGCAAAGGCAAAGAGCGTAAAACCGAACTCAGGATTTTCGATACGATTGACGCGACCAAAGTGGCCGTTGCCAACGAGAAATTTTATGCCAACTTTGAGGAAGGCTTCATCGGAACTTCACTTAAAAAAGACCAGTATCTATTCGACTGTTCGGATATCGACGACATTATTACCTTCCAGAAAGACGGTACGATGAAGGTGGTGAAAGTGGAACCTAAAACATTCATCGGTAAAAATATTGAGCATGTTGCGGTCTGGAAAAAGAACGACAAACGCACCGTTTATAACATGATTTACCGCGAAGGCAAAGAAGGCCCGTACTACATGAAACGTTTCTCGGTAACCGGCGTTACGCGGAATACCGACTATAAACTGGCTTCAGACAGCAAAGGATCAGAAATGCTGTACTTTTCGGCCAATCCAAATGGCGAAGCCGAACTGGTGACCGTATTGCTGAAATCCAACGCGCGCATCAGAAAAAATAAAATTGAGATCGATTTTTCTGAAATTGGGATTAAAGGCCGGGATTCGAAAGGTAATCTTGTTACCAAATATCCTGTGAAAAAAGTGGATTTGAAGGAAGAAGGGCATTCTACCCTGGCTCCGCGCAAGATCTGGTTTGATGATACCGTTCGCCGTCTCAACGCAGATGCCCGGGGCACTTTACTCGGAACTTTTAAAGGCGACGATAAAATTCTTACAGTCAATGCACAGGGCGATGCCAAACTGATCTCGTTTGACCTGATGAACCGTTTCGAGGATGAATATTTAGTGCTTGAAAAATGGAAACCCGAACAGCCCATAACCACAATTTATTACGACGGAGAAAAGCAGATGTATTTTATAAAGCGCTTCCTGCTTGAAAACACGCCGAATGTTCAGCATTTCCTGCCCACCGAACATCCAAAATCGTTTATTGAACAGGTGATTGTGGCGAACGGTTCCACAGCCGAAATTGTTTTTGCCAAAGACAAAGACAAGACTAAAGACCCTGAAACCATCAATATTGATGAATTCATTTCGGTGAAAGGCATCAAGGCGATCGGAAACCAGCTCACACGCAGCAAGGTGAAAACCATCAATATCACGGTTCCTGAGCCCGAGGAAATTAATCCAGGCTTTGATGTGGTGGAAACAACCGAAGGACACATAAGTTTTATTGATGAAGATGTGAAGGACGGCGATTTCCCGGATGAGGGCACCATCGGAAGTTTATTTGATGAAGAATAA
- a CDS encoding WD40-like beta Propeller, producing MNKSRTVSAIALLGIFVGLSAQENNLRNIRKLTFGGDNAEAYFSPDSKKLTLQVTNPEIGAQCDQIYLLDLTKKDTSVGDLKLISTGDGRTTCSFFMPDGKHILYASTHEASKACPEKPKPRTDGKYLWPVYEEFDIYIADLNGKITRKLTDSPGYDAEAVVSPDGKYIVFTSMRSGDLELWRMDIDGKNLKQLTTGLGYDGGAFFSHDSKKLVFRSSRPTSEKEVKEYRELLGENLVAPTNMEIYTMNVDGSDLKQVTNLGKANWSPYFHPSDRKIVFSSNHHSTRGYDFQIYSIDTDGRNLTQITYESEFNAFPMFSPDGKQLVFSSNRQAGKAHETNVFVADWVESDAKQTVSEENLQRSVSYLASDDLKGRLAGSDGEKKAAEYIANAFRQLKLKPLEGNGYVQNFSYDLKLNPHAADSSAKIDGRNVIGYLDNKAGKTVVIGAHYDHLGLNEHHNSTLANSGGQIHNGADDNASGVAAVLELARIFSQNGTKEQANYIFALFSGEEDGLIGSKKFAESVKIKYPNVVTMINLDMIGRLNKDKDLTVGGVGTSPIFGELIRKYKPAGFNLAVDSSGVGPSDHTSFYLKDIPVLFLFTGTHEDYHKPSDDTDKINFPALKIITNYVFNLANELSKTTDIPFTKTKNTMSKEVPQYKVTLGIMPSYADTTDGLHIDGVSENRPAANAGILAGDILTRIGTCEVKEVYSYMDCLSKVNSGDEMPVTVIRDGKPITLTVKF from the coding sequence ATGAATAAATCACGCACTGTTTCTGCAATCGCATTGCTGGGTATTTTTGTTGGGCTTTCGGCGCAGGAAAACAATCTCAGGAATATCCGGAAACTCACCTTTGGCGGCGATAATGCGGAAGCCTACTTCTCGCCAGACAGCAAAAAACTAACGCTGCAAGTCACTAACCCGGAAATTGGCGCGCAGTGCGACCAGATTTATCTCTTAGATTTAACCAAAAAAGACACATCGGTTGGCGACCTTAAACTTATTTCCACCGGCGACGGACGCACCACCTGCTCTTTTTTCATGCCGGACGGAAAACACATTCTGTATGCCTCCACACACGAAGCCAGCAAAGCTTGTCCGGAGAAGCCGAAACCGCGCACAGACGGAAAATATCTGTGGCCGGTTTATGAGGAATTCGATATTTACATCGCGGATCTTAACGGCAAAATTACGCGTAAGCTTACAGATTCGCCGGGTTATGACGCGGAAGCCGTAGTATCGCCGGACGGAAAGTATATTGTGTTCACCTCGATGCGAAGTGGCGATTTAGAGCTTTGGCGCATGGATATTGACGGTAAAAACCTCAAGCAGCTCACCACAGGACTCGGTTACGATGGCGGCGCATTTTTCTCGCACGATTCTAAAAAACTGGTGTTCCGCTCTTCGCGGCCTACCTCCGAAAAAGAGGTGAAAGAATACAGGGAACTGCTCGGCGAAAATCTTGTTGCGCCAACAAATATGGAGATTTACACGATGAATGTTGACGGCAGCGATTTAAAACAGGTCACAAATCTGGGCAAAGCAAACTGGTCGCCATATTTCCATCCGTCGGACAGGAAGATCGTTTTTTCGTCCAACCATCATTCTACACGCGGCTACGACTTTCAGATTTATTCAATTGATACGGACGGAAGAAATCTTACGCAGATCACATATGAAAGCGAATTTAACGCATTTCCAATGTTCTCACCCGACGGAAAACAACTCGTTTTCTCGAGCAACAGGCAAGCCGGAAAAGCGCATGAAACCAATGTATTCGTCGCGGATTGGGTTGAGTCAGATGCCAAACAAACGGTTTCTGAGGAGAATCTGCAAAGATCCGTAAGTTACCTCGCATCCGACGATTTAAAGGGCAGGCTCGCAGGCAGTGACGGTGAGAAAAAAGCTGCAGAATATATCGCGAACGCATTCAGGCAACTTAAACTTAAACCTTTGGAAGGCAACGGTTACGTTCAGAACTTTAGTTATGATTTAAAACTTAATCCGCATGCAGCGGATTCCTCAGCTAAAATCGATGGCAGAAACGTAATTGGCTATCTCGATAACAAAGCGGGCAAAACGGTTGTTATAGGCGCTCATTACGATCATTTAGGACTTAATGAACATCATAACTCCACGCTTGCAAACAGTGGCGGGCAGATCCACAACGGTGCCGATGATAACGCATCGGGAGTTGCAGCGGTCCTTGAACTCGCGCGGATATTCAGCCAGAACGGTACAAAAGAGCAAGCAAATTATATTTTCGCACTGTTTTCAGGTGAGGAAGACGGATTAATCGGTTCGAAAAAATTCGCTGAAAGCGTTAAAATCAAGTACCCGAACGTCGTTACGATGATTAATCTGGATATGATAGGACGCCTGAATAAAGACAAAGACCTTACGGTTGGCGGCGTGGGAACTTCGCCCATCTTCGGTGAACTGATTAGAAAATACAAGCCGGCGGGTTTTAATCTTGCTGTCGACAGTTCCGGTGTAGGGCCGTCGGACCATACAAGTTTTTACCTCAAGGATATTCCGGTCTTATTTTTGTTCACCGGAACGCACGAAGATTATCACAAACCCAGCGACGACACCGATAAGATTAATTTCCCGGCTTTGAAAATCATCACAAATTATGTGTTTAATCTTGCTAACGAACTTTCAAAAACAACTGATATTCCATTTACAAAAACCAAAAACACAATGAGTAAAGAAGTACCACAGTACAAAGTAACGCTGGGCATCATGCCGAGCTACGCCGACACCACAGACGGACTGCATATTGATGGCGTCTCCGAGAACAGGCCCGCTGCCAACGCAGGAATTCTGGCCGGCGATATTTTAACCAGGATCGGAACCTGCGAAGTGAAAGAAGTCTATTCGTATATGGACTGTCTCTCCAAAGTAAATTCCGGCGACGAAATGCCCGTAACCGTAATCAGGGACGGGAAACCGATAACACTTACCGTTAAATTTTAA
- a CDS encoding RNA methyltransferase, TrmH family: MLTAHKIKILQSLDKKKFRQKYNLFLVEGNKTIKEIPASRYVINEVFSVNPAELKLKNVEAQAVSESELRRISFLQNPKDSVAVCQLLPTEILPEPPVQLILDGIQDPGNLGTIIRLADWFGIGQIICSEDTVDIYNPKVIQASMGSFLRVNVFYADIKEYLTDSPIATIGTDMEGENLYNFKFPERFNLVFGNEGNGIRPEIDNLLTDKITIPRFGKSKSTESLNVSMATGIILGQIFSGQ; the protein is encoded by the coding sequence ATGCTTACCGCTCATAAAATAAAGATTTTACAGTCTCTCGACAAAAAAAAGTTCAGACAAAAATACAATTTGTTTTTGGTTGAAGGTAACAAAACAATTAAAGAAATACCCGCTTCCCGCTACGTCATCAACGAAGTGTTTTCGGTGAATCCCGCTGAATTGAAGCTTAAAAATGTTGAAGCGCAGGCAGTTTCTGAAAGTGAACTCCGACGCATAAGTTTTCTGCAAAACCCAAAGGATTCGGTGGCCGTGTGCCAACTGCTTCCTACTGAGATTTTGCCGGAGCCTCCAGTGCAGCTCATTTTAGACGGTATTCAGGATCCGGGAAATCTTGGCACCATCATCAGGCTCGCAGATTGGTTCGGTATCGGGCAGATTATCTGCAGCGAAGATACCGTAGACATTTACAACCCAAAGGTCATTCAGGCAAGCATGGGTTCATTTCTACGCGTGAACGTTTTTTATGCAGACATTAAAGAATACCTGACGGATTCTCCCATTGCCACGATAGGTACCGATATGGAGGGTGAAAACCTTTATAATTTCAAATTTCCAGAGAGATTTAATTTGGTCTTCGGTAACGAAGGAAATGGTATCCGGCCTGAGATCGACAACCTTCTCACCGATAAAATTACGATTCCGCGTTTTGGAAAATCAAAATCCACTGAAAGTTTAAATGTGTCCATGGCTACAGGAATTATTCTGGGACAGATATTTTCAGGGCAATAA
- a CDS encoding Cytidylate kinase: protein MRKPVIAIDGYSSTGKSSISKIIAKNLGLVHMDTGALYRGVTYYAINHCLDSAGNIDLPQLLSKLNSITLEFRNVDGELEPFLDGQNISQQIRGKDISAHVSFIACQREIRDFLMGTQRSIAAEGGVILDGRDIGTVVLPNADYKFFLTASVEERTKRRFLELQKMGIEITEEEVKTNLVTRDRIDSERDIAPLKKADDAILIDNSNLTKRETIDLMLTYIKQF, encoded by the coding sequence ATGAGAAAACCTGTTATAGCCATCGATGGCTACTCCTCTACCGGAAAAAGCTCAATTTCCAAAATTATCGCGAAAAACCTCGGTTTGGTTCATATGGATACCGGCGCGCTGTACAGGGGCGTTACCTATTATGCGATAAACCACTGTCTGGATTCGGCGGGAAATATTGATCTTCCGCAGCTGCTTTCAAAACTAAATAGCATCACGCTAGAGTTTAGAAATGTGGATGGTGAACTGGAACCGTTTCTTGATGGCCAGAATATTTCGCAGCAGATCCGCGGGAAAGATATTTCAGCTCACGTAAGCTTTATTGCGTGTCAGAGAGAAATCCGCGATTTTTTAATGGGAACCCAGCGTTCGATCGCGGCTGAGGGCGGTGTAATTTTAGATGGTCGAGATATAGGCACGGTCGTACTGCCAAATGCGGACTACAAATTTTTTCTTACAGCCAGTGTTGAAGAGCGCACCAAAAGACGCTTTCTCGAACTTCAGAAAATGGGAATTGAAATTACTGAGGAGGAAGTGAAGACTAATCTTGTGACACGTGACAGAATTGATAGCGAAAGAGACATTGCGCCATTAAAAAAAGCAGATGATGCCATTTTGATCGATAACTCAAATTTGACCAAGAGAGAGACAATCGACCTGATGTTGACCTATATCAAGCAATTTTAA
- a CDS encoding low affinity penicillin binding protein, with the protein MKKILAHSALLCSALFCAQEGTLVYPFLNIPVSARQAAMGGDAVSVRDYDVSFAGVNPALMNIEQDEMIAVNYSSYLADSKYGTISYVRDLQEAHLISFNARYMDYGRMPRTDESANIDGEFGAMDATVGLGYAYQFDEDWTIGGSANFVTSKIDTYTSMAVVGSAGITYHNRQSNETVALVFRNFGYQFKTYNGMRENVAFRVDLGYTKILDEFPLAFTITAHDLQKLNISQDYNNNGQPIRWQRKIADHFSLGAELFPQQAFNIRFGYNIKRGNELAVLDQRSFTGLTAGFGIKISSFRFDYAHVRYHNSSNVNMFGLTLDLIEVGGNRR; encoded by the coding sequence TTGAAAAAAATCCTTGCCCATTCCGCGCTTTTATGCTCCGCTCTTTTTTGTGCTCAGGAAGGTACGCTCGTGTATCCTTTTCTGAATATTCCGGTGTCTGCCAGGCAGGCTGCAATGGGTGGTGACGCGGTTTCCGTAAGAGATTATGATGTAAGTTTTGCCGGCGTAAACCCTGCTTTGATGAATATTGAACAGGATGAAATGATTGCGGTGAATTACTCCTCATATCTGGCAGACTCAAAGTATGGCACCATCAGTTACGTCCGCGATCTGCAGGAAGCCCATCTGATTTCGTTCAATGCCCGGTACATGGATTACGGAAGAATGCCACGCACGGACGAAAGTGCAAACATCGACGGTGAATTCGGCGCAATGGACGCAACAGTAGGTTTAGGTTATGCCTATCAGTTTGATGAAGACTGGACAATCGGTGGCAGCGCCAATTTTGTGACTTCGAAAATTGACACTTATACGTCGATGGCTGTTGTTGGAAGCGCAGGAATCACTTATCACAACCGCCAAAGCAATGAAACGGTCGCGCTGGTTTTCCGCAATTTCGGTTACCAATTTAAAACCTATAACGGTATGCGCGAGAATGTGGCTTTCCGCGTAGATTTGGGATATACAAAGATTTTAGACGAATTTCCGCTGGCTTTTACCATCACAGCGCATGACCTGCAGAAGCTCAATATCTCGCAGGACTACAACAATAACGGGCAGCCCATCCGCTGGCAACGCAAAATAGCAGATCATTTTTCTTTAGGAGCCGAACTGTTTCCGCAACAGGCCTTCAATATCCGTTTCGGTTACAACATTAAACGCGGAAACGAACTCGCGGTACTCGACCAACGGAGTTTTACCGGACTAACGGCGGGATTTGGGATTAAGATCTCTTCTTTCAGGTTTGATTATGCCCATGTGCGCTACCACAATTCCTCAAATGTAAATATGTTCGGTCTTACGCTGGATCTGATTGAAGTTGGGGGCAACCGCCGTTAA
- a CDS encoding Uridylate kinase has translation MKYQRILLKLSGEALMGDRPYGIDNERLKEYAAEIKKVVDLGCQVAIVIGGGNIFRGLAGAAKGMDRVQGDYMGMLATVINGMALQGALEDAGIHTRLQSAIEMDKVAEPFIKRKATRHLEKGRVVIFGAGTGNPYFTTDTAATLRAIEIGADVILKGTRVDGIYDSDPEKNTNAVKFNSLTFDEVYAKDLKVMDMTAFTLSHENKLPIIVFDMNKEGNLVKIVEGEEIGTLVSLK, from the coding sequence ATGAAATATCAAAGGATTCTTCTGAAACTAAGCGGCGAAGCATTGATGGGCGACCGCCCGTACGGAATAGATAATGAGCGCCTCAAAGAGTACGCCGCCGAAATAAAAAAGGTGGTGGATCTTGGCTGCCAGGTAGCGATCGTAATCGGTGGTGGAAATATCTTCCGCGGACTTGCCGGCGCTGCAAAAGGCATGGACCGCGTTCAGGGGGATTATATGGGGATGCTCGCGACAGTAATCAACGGGATGGCCCTGCAGGGCGCACTGGAAGATGCAGGAATACATACACGTCTGCAGTCGGCAATTGAAATGGATAAAGTGGCAGAGCCATTCATCAAAAGAAAAGCGACGCGCCATCTTGAGAAAGGCCGCGTAGTAATTTTCGGCGCCGGAACCGGAAATCCGTACTTTACGACAGATACAGCAGCAACGCTAAGAGCGATCGAAATCGGTGCAGATGTAATTCTGAAAGGAACAAGAGTGGACGGCATCTACGATTCTGATCCCGAGAAAAACACCAACGCTGTTAAATTTAATTCATTAACTTTCGACGAAGTTTATGCGAAAGACCTCAAAGTGATGGATATGACCGCGTTTACGCTAAGCCACGAGAATAAACTGCCGATCATTGTTTTCGATATGAATAAGGAAGGGAATCTTGTAAAGATTGTTGAGGGCGAAGAAATAGGAACACTTGTTTCATTAAAATAA
- a CDS encoding Ribosome recycling factor, with product MEEIDLIIDMTKQEMDAALKHLEHAFQKIRAGRASTTMVQDVMVEYYGAPTPLNQVANVMVPDAMTISIQPWDRTAIGAIEKAIINSNLGFAPMNNGENIILNVPPLTEERRRDLAKQAKGEAEATKVTVRNARQDGMKELKKLDGVSEDLVKGGEATVQELTDKYVKLCDDQLKTKEADIMRV from the coding sequence ATGGAAGAGATAGACCTAATTATTGATATGACGAAGCAGGAAATGGATGCTGCACTCAAACATTTAGAGCATGCTTTTCAGAAAATCCGCGCCGGAAGGGCCTCTACCACAATGGTTCAGGACGTGATGGTAGAATATTACGGTGCTCCTACGCCGCTTAATCAGGTGGCGAACGTGATGGTTCCGGACGCGATGACGATCTCCATTCAGCCATGGGACAGAACCGCGATTGGCGCAATTGAAAAAGCGATCATTAATTCGAATCTTGGTTTTGCGCCCATGAATAACGGTGAAAATATCATCCTTAATGTGCCGCCATTAACCGAGGAAAGAAGACGCGATCTTGCGAAACAGGCAAAAGGCGAAGCAGAAGCTACCAAGGTCACCGTGAGAAACGCGCGACAGGACGGTATGAAAGAATTAAAAAAACTCGATGGCGTTTCCGAAGATTTAGTAAAAGGCGGTGAAGCCACCGTACAGGAGCTCACTGATAAATATGTGAAACTTTGCGATGATCAGCTTAAAACAAAAGAAGCCGACATTATGCGGGTATAA
- a CDS encoding peptidase families S8 and S53 domain protein: MKKLYLLAATAIVGFTLAQNRPSDAQMAPIFAKMNAVSNPAAPEPHGFFTEEEGNLIRAYYAHDAGTPSVSTAALANNDAHVLDARNVSRPYGHFPYLGPYTLTVTGTIPSTRAVYSDDYDQNGTLYALDNTSRALLIVNPADASVTQVATITGIPAAETLGGLAFNYVNNQFYVLGSTTLSTQLYSLNPTTAVATPIGSIPGILGIWLVIDNDGNAYTADLTLDNLLQINLTTGTAAVVGPLGININFAQDADVNTADNTIYMAAYIGAGVGGIYSVSKTTGTATLIGSTTANNAEYTMFSIENPSPLAVDDSSVKNALQIYPNPVKDVLNIATKAKIENAEILNLEGKLVMKTKASQAIDVSSLRPGVYILKAAVDGRIQTVKFIKK; this comes from the coding sequence ATGAAAAAACTTTATCTGCTGGCGGCTACCGCCATTGTGGGCTTTACGCTCGCACAAAACAGACCTTCAGATGCACAAATGGCTCCCATTTTTGCGAAGATGAACGCAGTATCGAATCCGGCGGCACCCGAGCCACACGGATTTTTTACTGAAGAAGAAGGGAATCTTATCAGGGCTTACTACGCACATGATGCAGGTACTCCTTCGGTTTCCACAGCGGCTCTTGCCAACAATGATGCCCACGTGCTTGATGCACGGAATGTTTCGCGTCCGTATGGCCATTTTCCTTATTTAGGGCCGTACACGCTTACTGTCACTGGCACAATACCAAGCACACGCGCTGTGTACAGTGATGATTATGATCAGAACGGAACGTTATACGCGCTCGACAATACCAGCAGAGCGCTTCTGATTGTAAATCCGGCTGATGCTTCAGTTACTCAGGTGGCGACTATAACCGGAATTCCGGCAGCTGAAACACTTGGTGGACTTGCATTTAATTATGTAAACAACCAATTTTACGTACTGGGTTCCACTACGCTTTCCACGCAACTTTATTCGTTAAACCCAACAACGGCCGTGGCAACTCCAATCGGTTCAATTCCGGGAATCCTCGGGATTTGGCTTGTAATTGATAATGACGGTAATGCGTATACTGCCGATTTAACGCTTGATAATCTGCTGCAGATCAATCTTACGACCGGAACCGCCGCCGTTGTGGGCCCGTTGGGCATCAATATAAATTTCGCGCAGGATGCAGACGTTAATACCGCCGACAACACCATTTACATGGCGGCGTACATCGGTGCGGGCGTTGGCGGCATCTACAGCGTAAGCAAAACGACCGGAACTGCAACGTTGATTGGCTCCACAACTGCAAACAACGCGGAATACACCATGTTTTCAATTGAAAATCCTTCACCGCTTGCAGTGGATGACAGCTCAGTGAAAAACGCCCTGCAGATTTATCCGAATCCCGTTAAAGATGTGCTGAATATTGCAACGAAAGCCAAGATTGAAAATGCCGAGATCCTTAATCTTGAGGGAAAACTGGTGATGAAAACAAAAGCTTCACAGGCGATAGATGTCAGTTCTTTAAGACCTGGCGTCTATATTCTAAAAGCCGCGGTGGACGGACGGATACAAACCGTGAAATTCATTAAAAAATAG